From a single Endozoicomonas euniceicola genomic region:
- a CDS encoding WD40 repeat domain-containing protein, whose product MKTIKLLVINQLLLLLAVAFFLPMTGYGSAFFILPGWMGYGSAFSILPEWMWRDSPSNKAAVKISQIVLARDAPSLLFSYEINKTSSDFVQPEKNQVYTRWDGCKNDSLRICFRRAAKVFAGGYSYPPTISGSTELNVEMGEVTPDEGGWQSVASVRLTGKGSGWLAIAGDDGWRIAPDCSGIDSDDSSVLNRSEKPSVDLVVPTALVLEKGNNAEDHGSPYSRRSLPDISDITKQNNLPGDRDDLLTGSSGGGSFDDHDDSFKRRPGGNDRRPLFFFEVMSRMLGAAVSVFGTAGQPGEVKKLVLRPQIILVTWRGWERQEIPVTSQMWGSIKRAGLDRDPGLFLALAESDPDKLKETLENYSKKHSPLADVLSYHCEDLNLDPKAGNARLLSVSVFPGFCPSGVGCSGGEKEANGAMNDLPRNNPDGYAHNNHGQPVKSFGNNGGGGDGSGNPEINSCTLCGNAQVNSNGLCTNCLMAKQEAAEEKPSTHLSLPAAQEDKGNNLLTALINGITWFFGRATNQSANQAEEKTAEDVSVNTLKEVSTLQTLPPEILFEIAKGLSWRDVNNWSLAAKRFFEVFYTFNIKEKLTKLSHQYYGSAAKAYRKMIKNMDIPAVPNSEIDDPLLRLAYRRTASNKYLTSLGNSTEQQCVATLKGHTHTATSVTSLADGRLASASDDCTVKVWDLSKPPGKECVVTLKGHTHDVISVTPLADGRLASASADNTVKVWDLSKPDGQQCVATLEGHTFWVASVTPLADGRLASASWDNTVRVWDLSKPPGKECVATLYGHTYIVSSVTALADGRLASGSLDETVKVWDLSKTDRPQCVVTLKWHTNSVISVTPLADGRLASASADNTVKVWGQSKINGEQFVVTLEGHNEVVYSVTQLADGRLASASQDETVKVWDLSKRNGKQCVVTLEGHTDWVKSVTPLADGRLASASRDKTIKVWVLSKGSETK is encoded by the coding sequence ATGAAAACAATTAAGCTGCTCGTTATTAATCAGCTGCTTTTATTGCTTGCCGTGGCATTTTTTTTACCGATGACTGGATACGGAAGTGCTTTTTTTATCCTGCCAGGATGGATGGGATACGGAAGTGCTTTTTCCATCCTGCCAGAATGGATGTGGCGGGACAGTCCCTCAAATAAGGCGGCAGTTAAAATCAGTCAGATAGTGCTTGCCAGAGACGCACCTTCTCTTCTTTTTTCTTATGAAATCAACAAGACCTCCAGTGATTTTGTTCAGCCAGAAAAAAACCAGGTTTATACCCGCTGGGATGGTTGTAAAAACGACAGCTTGCGTATTTGTTTCCGAAGAGCGGCTAAAGTCTTTGCAGGGGGCTATTCCTATCCTCCCACGATTTCAGGCTCGACAGAGCTTAATGTAGAAATGGGTGAGGTCACGCCAGACGAAGGCGGCTGGCAGTCGGTGGCCAGTGTCCGTTTAACGGGAAAAGGCTCGGGCTGGCTGGCGATTGCAGGGGATGATGGCTGGCGGATTGCACCGGATTGCAGCGGTATTGACTCAGATGATTCCAGCGTACTGAACAGGTCTGAAAAGCCGTCAGTCGATCTTGTTGTCCCGACAGCGTTGGTTCTGGAAAAGGGTAATAATGCAGAAGATCATGGCTCGCCCTATTCCCGCCGCTCATTGCCGGACATATCTGACATCACTAAACAAAATAATCTGCCCGGTGATCGTGATGATCTGCTCACCGGTTCTTCTGGTGGCGGCAGCTTCGATGACCACGATGACTCATTTAAAAGGCGACCCGGAGGGAATGACCGCCGCCCTTTATTTTTCTTTGAAGTGATGAGCAGAATGCTTGGGGCGGCTGTCAGTGTTTTTGGTACAGCTGGTCAGCCCGGGGAGGTTAAAAAACTGGTTTTAAGGCCTCAAATTATTCTGGTGACCTGGCGGGGTTGGGAGCGACAGGAGATTCCTGTTACATCGCAAATGTGGGGTTCAATAAAGCGGGCAGGGCTTGATCGGGATCCGGGACTGTTTCTCGCTTTGGCTGAAAGCGATCCGGATAAATTGAAAGAAACGCTTGAAAACTATTCGAAAAAGCACTCGCCCCTTGCCGACGTCCTTAGCTATCACTGTGAAGATCTCAATCTGGACCCAAAAGCGGGTAATGCCCGATTACTTAGCGTATCGGTTTTTCCGGGATTTTGCCCTTCGGGAGTGGGATGCTCCGGAGGAGAGAAAGAAGCAAACGGAGCAATGAATGACCTGCCCCGGAATAATCCAGATGGCTATGCCCATAACAACCATGGTCAGCCGGTTAAAAGTTTTGGTAACAACGGGGGAGGAGGAGACGGTTCCGGGAATCCGGAAATCAACTCATGTACACTCTGCGGGAATGCACAGGTAAACTCCAATGGTTTATGCACAAACTGCCTCATGGCTAAACAGGAGGCGGCTGAAGAGAAGCCATCAACCCACCTGTCTTTACCTGCGGCGCAGGAAGATAAAGGAAATAACCTGCTTACAGCGCTTATTAATGGAATTACCTGGTTTTTTGGCAGGGCAACAAACCAGTCTGCCAACCAGGCAGAAGAAAAGACTGCGGAGGACGTTTCGGTTAATACCCTGAAAGAGGTATCGACTTTGCAGACTCTACCACCTGAGATCTTGTTTGAAATAGCTAAGGGCTTGTCCTGGCGTGATGTTAACAACTGGAGTTTAGCAGCTAAGCGTTTTTTCGAAGTTTTCTACACATTCAACATAAAAGAAAAACTGACAAAACTATCCCATCAATATTATGGCTCTGCTGCGAAAGCGTATAGGAAAATGATAAAAAACATGGACATACCTGCTGTTCCAAACAGTGAAATTGATGACCCTTTGTTACGGCTTGCTTATCGTAGAACCGCAAGCAATAAATACCTGACTTCTCTGGGAAATAGTACTGAGCAGCAATGCGTGGCGACGCTGAAAGGACATACCCACACGGCGACCTCAGTCACGTCACTGGCCGATGGACGGCTGGCTTCCGCCTCTGATGACTGCACCGTAAAGGTGTGGGATCTGAGCAAGCCCCCCGGGAAGGAATGCGTGGTGACGCTGAAGGGGCATACCCACGATGTGATCTCAGTCACACCACTGGCCGATGGCCGGCTGGCTTCCGCATCTGCTGACAATACCGTAAAGGTGTGGGATCTGAGCAAGCCCGACGGGCAGCAATGCGTGGCGACGCTGGAAGGGCATACCTTCTGGGTGGCCTCAGTCACGCCATTGGCCGATGGGCGGCTGGCTTCCGCTTCTTGGGACAATACCGTAAGGGTGTGGGATCTTAGCAAGCCCCCCGGGAAAGAATGCGTGGCGACACTGTATGGGCATACCTACATTGTGAGCTCAGTCACGGCATTAGCCGATGGGCGGCTGGCTTCCGGCTCTTTAGACGAGACCGTAAAGGTGTGGGATCTGAGCAAAACCGACAGGCCGCAATGCGTGGTGACGCTGAAATGGCATACCAACAGTGTGATCTCAGTCACGCCATTGGCCGATGGGCGGCTGGCTTCCGCATCTGCTGACAATACCGTAAAGGTGTGGGGTCAGAGCAAGATCAACGGGGAGCAATTCGTGGTGACGCTGGAGGGGCATAACGAGGTGGTTTACTCAGTCACGCAATTGGCCGATGGGCGGCTAGCTTCCGCCTCTCAGGACGAAACCGTAAAGGTGTGGGATCTAAGCAAGCGCAACGGGAAGCAATGCGTGGTGACGCTGGAAGGGCATACCGACTGGGTGAAATCAGTTACGCCATTGGCCGATGGGCGGCTGGCTTCCGCCTCTAGGGACAAGACCATAAAGGTGTGGGTTCTGAGCAAGGGTTCTGAAACGAAGTAA